The Prosthecobacter dejongeii genome window below encodes:
- the cmk gene encoding (d)CMP kinase: MPSSTVITIDGPAASGKSSVARILAQRLGYIYVNTGNMYRAMTWAVLQTGIDPNDQDAVRQAAAGIVVDSPVTEGQTQVSISGRILSAEDLNSDPVNRGVSLVARVPEVRSRLVADQRALADLGPLVMEGRDIGSVVFPESPLKFYIDASEEVRAARRSAQGHTDQVAERDRLDSTRKTSPLVIPEGAVVIDNSHLTLEGAVQAVLDRLPPTE; this comes from the coding sequence ATGCCTTCCTCTACCGTGATCACTATCGACGGCCCTGCTGCCTCTGGCAAAAGCAGTGTCGCCCGCATCCTCGCCCAACGGCTAGGCTACATTTACGTGAACACGGGCAACATGTATCGCGCCATGACCTGGGCGGTTTTGCAGACAGGCATTGACCCGAATGACCAGGACGCTGTGCGTCAGGCGGCTGCAGGGATCGTGGTGGATTCACCCGTTACCGAAGGCCAGACGCAGGTCTCCATCAGCGGTCGCATCCTTTCCGCCGAAGACCTCAATAGCGACCCCGTGAATCGTGGAGTGTCCCTGGTCGCTCGCGTGCCGGAAGTCCGCTCCCGCCTCGTCGCGGATCAGCGTGCCTTGGCCGATCTCGGTCCTCTGGTTATGGAAGGTCGCGACATCGGCAGCGTGGTGTTCCCAGAAAGTCCGCTGAAGTTTTACATTGATGCCAGCGAAGAAGTCCGGGCAGCCCGCCGCAGTGCACAAGGGCATACGGATCAAGTCGCAGAGCGAGATCGCCTAGACTCCACCCGCAAGACTTCCCCGCTTGTGATTCCAGAAGGGGCGGTGGTCATTGATAACAGTCACCTCACACTGGAAGGTGCCGTGCAAGCGGTGCTGGATCGCCTGCCCCCCACTGAGTAA
- a CDS encoding Gfo/Idh/MocA family protein, which translates to MTRRHFITTASALVASSSFAAEPRLRIGQIGTTHSHAGGKMGAIRGLKEVWDVVGVTEPDTALHASVKESAIYQGLPILSEEQLLGTDGLKAVVVETRVDTSCAVAMRCVQEGKHIHLDKPGALGHAEFKAMRLEAEKRGLTVQMGYMLRYNPAFELLFKAVREGWLGEITEIDAAMGKLADAATRKDIGALPGGGIFELGCHVMDVIVTLMGRPTAVQPFSTPNGSDGVKDNQMAVLQYSKATAVVRCNHTDPFGGPRRRFNVTGTEGTLEIVPLESGKVNLSLKQARGSYKKGTQSIQMDVPKGRYDLEFVDLAKVVRGEKALAWDAAHDIALHETVLKAAGAWEKP; encoded by the coding sequence ATGACTCGCCGCCATTTCATCACCACTGCCTCCGCCCTGGTCGCCAGTTCTAGCTTTGCCGCAGAGCCTCGGCTTCGCATCGGCCAGATCGGCACCACCCACTCCCATGCAGGCGGTAAAATGGGCGCGATACGTGGCCTCAAAGAAGTGTGGGACGTAGTCGGAGTGACTGAGCCTGATACTGCCTTGCATGCCTCAGTGAAGGAGTCTGCTATCTATCAAGGCCTGCCCATACTTTCAGAAGAGCAACTGCTGGGCACCGACGGGCTGAAAGCGGTGGTGGTAGAGACGCGTGTGGATACCTCCTGTGCGGTGGCTATGCGCTGCGTGCAGGAGGGCAAGCACATCCATCTGGATAAGCCTGGAGCGCTCGGACATGCGGAATTTAAGGCGATGCGTTTAGAGGCGGAGAAGCGCGGACTCACGGTGCAGATGGGCTACATGCTGCGTTACAATCCAGCCTTTGAGTTGCTTTTCAAAGCGGTGCGTGAAGGCTGGCTGGGGGAGATCACGGAGATTGATGCGGCCATGGGCAAGCTGGCCGATGCGGCGACGCGCAAGGATATCGGTGCCCTGCCGGGGGGAGGCATCTTTGAACTGGGTTGCCATGTCATGGACGTCATTGTCACCTTGATGGGGCGGCCGACCGCAGTGCAGCCTTTTTCGACCCCGAATGGCAGCGATGGAGTGAAGGATAACCAGATGGCTGTTTTGCAATATTCGAAAGCCACTGCGGTGGTGCGCTGTAATCACACTGACCCTTTTGGCGGACCTCGCCGTCGGTTTAATGTCACCGGTACGGAAGGCACCTTGGAGATCGTGCCCTTGGAATCAGGCAAGGTGAATCTCTCACTGAAACAGGCGCGTGGATCTTATAAAAAGGGGACGCAATCCATCCAGATGGACGTGCCGAAGGGACGCTACGATCTTGAGTTTGTGGACTTGGCGAAGGTGGTTCGTGGGGAAAAAGCCTTGGCTTGGGATGCGGCTCACGACATCGCTCTCCATGAGACTGTTTTGAAAGCGGCTGGGGCCTGGGAAAAGCCTTAG
- a CDS encoding prephenate dehydrogenase/arogenate dehydrogenase family protein, with translation MERIIAIFGPGLLGGSLALAVQQRIPGAKLRLWARRENAEAGIRSRGIQADFFTDAAAAAEGASLIILCTPVETMATLAEQITQGQLADDCLITDVGSVKGSVVRALHPILGSRFIGSHPMAGSEKTGIEVARADLFQNATCLLTPIGAENAELPRLKNFWQALGCRVLQMSPEEHDEKVARISHLPHMMAAVTTLAALRTDLSAVACVANGFRDTTRVAGGDPGLWTGIALENRPALTAQLRAAADTLTELLEILDKPDEEELRRFLAEAQSLRRTVPAAVS, from the coding sequence GTGGAAAGAATCATTGCCATTTTTGGACCCGGATTGCTCGGTGGGTCTTTAGCTCTTGCTGTACAACAGCGCATTCCAGGGGCGAAACTACGCCTGTGGGCTAGACGTGAAAACGCGGAGGCAGGCATCCGCTCACGGGGAATTCAGGCAGATTTTTTTACAGATGCCGCGGCCGCTGCGGAAGGTGCCTCTCTCATCATCCTCTGCACGCCTGTGGAGACGATGGCAACCCTGGCTGAGCAAATCACGCAAGGTCAACTCGCCGACGATTGCCTGATCACCGATGTGGGCAGCGTGAAAGGCAGCGTGGTTCGCGCTCTGCACCCCATTCTCGGTTCACGCTTCATTGGCAGTCATCCCATGGCAGGGTCTGAAAAAACAGGCATTGAGGTGGCGCGGGCAGATCTTTTTCAAAACGCCACCTGCTTACTGACGCCTATCGGCGCAGAAAATGCCGAACTTCCCCGCCTGAAAAACTTTTGGCAGGCTCTAGGTTGTCGAGTTCTGCAAATGTCTCCCGAGGAGCACGATGAAAAGGTGGCCCGTATTTCCCACCTGCCGCACATGATGGCCGCCGTGACCACATTGGCCGCCTTACGCACGGACCTAAGTGCGGTGGCCTGCGTGGCCAATGGCTTTCGCGACACTACCCGCGTGGCCGGAGGTGACCCCGGCTTGTGGACAGGCATTGCCCTGGAAAACCGCCCTGCCTTGACGGCTCAACTGCGTGCTGCGGCGGACACTTTGACAGAGCTTCTTGAAATCCTCGACAAGCCGGACGAAGAAGAACTCCGCCGCTTCCTAGCCGAGGCCCAAAGCCTGCGCAGGACCGTCCCGGCGGCAGTCTCCTGA
- the aroA gene encoding 3-phosphoshikimate 1-carboxyvinyltransferase, producing the protein MATLKVRKLKSFPAEISVPGDKSISHRAAMFAGMASGTTVIDGFLPSEDCLCSVKAMEAMGAKVEPLEETDGIGLTKLAITGNGPQLKAPSGPVDCGNSGTTIRLLSGILAGQAFTTEMFGDASLSKRPMKRVADPLRLMGAKVEGQGEKICAPLKVTGGSLQAITYTLPMASAQVKSAILLAGLYAPGKTTVIEPVATRNHTERIMSHFGIKWLREGNAISVYGGQSARATDIVVPGDISSAAFWMVASAASPGQQITLKNVGLNPTRTGVINVLLRMGAHIHNSEETTDGEPRGNVTVKGGDLNATVIGGAEIPNVIDELPILAVAAALARGKTRIQDAHELRVKETDRIAAVAENLRRMGVTVTEFDDGMEIEGGAQLQGATISTYHDHRIAMAFAIAGLFADGETVIEGSECIGTSYPGFEHDLALFLKNENGETPIPVISRIPRKVG; encoded by the coding sequence ATGGCCACTCTGAAAGTCCGAAAGCTCAAATCCTTCCCCGCCGAAATCTCCGTTCCTGGCGATAAAAGCATCAGTCACCGCGCCGCTATGTTTGCGGGCATGGCCTCAGGCACCACTGTCATTGACGGCTTCCTGCCCAGCGAAGACTGCTTGTGCTCCGTCAAGGCCATGGAAGCCATGGGTGCCAAGGTAGAACCTCTGGAAGAAACCGACGGCATCGGCCTGACCAAGCTGGCCATTACGGGTAATGGCCCCCAGCTCAAGGCCCCTTCTGGCCCGGTGGATTGCGGCAATTCGGGCACCACCATTCGCCTCCTTTCCGGCATCCTCGCTGGCCAGGCATTCACCACTGAGATGTTTGGGGATGCCTCCCTTTCCAAACGCCCGATGAAACGCGTGGCCGACCCACTGCGCCTGATGGGAGCTAAGGTGGAAGGCCAGGGCGAGAAAATTTGCGCTCCCTTAAAAGTCACGGGTGGCTCGTTGCAGGCCATCACTTACACCCTGCCCATGGCCAGCGCCCAGGTGAAGTCTGCCATCCTACTGGCAGGTCTGTATGCACCGGGCAAGACCACCGTTATCGAGCCCGTGGCCACTCGAAATCACACGGAGCGTATCATGTCCCACTTTGGCATCAAGTGGCTGCGTGAGGGCAATGCCATCTCCGTCTATGGCGGTCAATCCGCCCGCGCGACGGACATCGTCGTGCCAGGAGACATCTCTAGTGCCGCCTTCTGGATGGTAGCCTCCGCTGCCAGCCCGGGCCAGCAGATCACGCTCAAGAACGTTGGTCTCAACCCCACACGCACAGGCGTGATCAATGTGCTGTTGCGCATGGGGGCCCACATTCATAATTCCGAGGAAACCACCGACGGTGAACCCCGTGGCAACGTTACTGTCAAAGGTGGCGACCTGAATGCCACCGTTATCGGCGGTGCGGAGATCCCCAACGTCATTGACGAGTTGCCCATCCTCGCTGTCGCCGCCGCGCTGGCTCGTGGAAAGACCCGTATCCAGGATGCGCACGAACTGCGAGTGAAGGAAACGGACCGCATCGCGGCCGTGGCCGAGAACCTGCGCCGCATGGGTGTGACCGTCACCGAATTTGACGACGGCATGGAAATCGAAGGCGGTGCCCAGCTTCAGGGTGCCACCATCAGCACTTACCATGACCACCGCATCGCCATGGCCTTTGCCATCGCTGGCCTGTTTGCTGATGGCGAAACGGTCATCGAAGGCTCCGAGTGCATCGGCACCAGCTACCCTGGCTTTGAGCATGACCTCGCGCTATTCTTGAAAAATGAAAATGGAGAAACTCCCATTCCGGTGATCTCCCGTATCCCCCGCAAAGTGGGCTAA
- a CDS encoding PQQ-binding-like beta-propeller repeat protein gives MKPFFLPAFLLLSLSVQAADWPTFRGADRKDISSETGLLKKWPASGPKQVWLNKDVGLGYAGFAVVGDTVYTLGARDVVEYVIAVDAATGKEKWAAEAGALLTNGWGDGPRSSPTVDGDKVYAMGGKGTLVCLNAADGKEIWRTTMDSLGGKVPGWGYCESPLVDGNLVIVTPGGAQGTLAAFDKATGKKVWQSAEWTDPAQYSSIIAVDHNGARQLIQLTMQSVAGVNAADGKLLWKTEFPGKTAVIPTPLFQDGQVFVAAGYGVGCKSFKIKAGNEIEELYASTDMVNHHGGMVLVEGHLYGYSDKAGWTCLDFKTGAVKWAEKKLLGKGAIHSADGMLYLLEEKTGTVVLIEANPKGWEEHGRFTLQPQTTQRNPKGMIWVHPVVSGGKLYLRDQELLFSFDVSGK, from the coding sequence ATGAAGCCTTTCTTTCTCCCTGCTTTTCTCCTCCTCAGTCTTTCAGTTCAAGCTGCAGACTGGCCGACCTTTCGCGGAGCTGACCGCAAAGACATTTCCTCTGAAACTGGCCTGCTGAAAAAGTGGCCTGCCAGCGGCCCTAAGCAGGTGTGGCTGAACAAAGATGTTGGCTTGGGGTATGCCGGCTTTGCTGTCGTGGGAGACACGGTTTACACGCTGGGTGCTCGCGACGTGGTGGAGTATGTGATCGCCGTGGATGCAGCGACGGGAAAGGAAAAATGGGCCGCCGAAGCAGGAGCCCTGCTGACCAATGGTTGGGGCGATGGCCCGCGCAGCAGCCCGACTGTGGATGGCGACAAAGTCTATGCCATGGGCGGGAAGGGGACCCTGGTGTGTCTGAATGCGGCCGATGGGAAAGAAATCTGGCGCACGACGATGGATAGCCTGGGCGGCAAGGTTCCTGGATGGGGCTATTGCGAGAGCCCGCTGGTGGATGGCAATCTCGTCATCGTCACTCCAGGTGGAGCCCAGGGCACGCTCGCGGCTTTTGATAAAGCTACCGGGAAGAAAGTCTGGCAGTCAGCCGAATGGACGGACCCGGCGCAGTATTCCTCCATCATTGCGGTGGATCACAATGGTGCACGCCAGCTCATTCAGCTCACCATGCAGAGCGTGGCTGGTGTGAATGCAGCGGATGGTAAACTGCTGTGGAAGACCGAGTTTCCAGGCAAGACAGCCGTGATCCCCACCCCGCTCTTCCAGGACGGGCAGGTCTTTGTTGCGGCGGGCTACGGAGTTGGTTGCAAGTCTTTTAAAATCAAGGCGGGAAATGAGATCGAAGAGCTCTATGCCAGCACCGACATGGTGAATCATCACGGCGGCATGGTGCTGGTGGAGGGTCATCTTTATGGTTATTCCGACAAGGCGGGCTGGACCTGCCTGGACTTTAAAACGGGTGCGGTGAAGTGGGCTGAGAAGAAGCTACTGGGCAAAGGGGCTATCCACTCTGCGGATGGCATGCTGTATTTGCTGGAAGAAAAAACCGGCACGGTGGTGCTTATTGAGGCCAATCCAAAGGGCTGGGAAGAGCATGGTCGTTTCACCCTGCAACCTCAGACGACTCAGCGGAATCCCAAGGGCATGATCTGGGTTCACCCCGTGGTGAGCGGTGGCAAGCTTTACCTTCGTGATCAAGAGCTTCTGTTCTCCTTTGATGTGAGCGGCAAGTAA
- the dnaN gene encoding DNA polymerase III subunit beta: protein MKFTISKESLQQAIQQVQHVVSARTTLAILSNVLLRAKNGVLELTTTDLDVGVTCSVAAEVEEEGATTLPARRLATIIRELPAEDIQISVDEKNVASIRSGPSYFKVLGLTSEEFPALPRFDDAREFKIDQQILRDCLKKTSYAISTDETRYVLNGILFSFKNNTLTMVATDGRRLAMVEQELEFPQSQEVDIIVPTKAVNELARLCGDLGEVIIRVTSSQVGFDLGDSLLISKLIDGNYPNYRQVIPGEAKERIALEREVFLKAISRVSLLASEKSNSVKFQFTPGQVEIIASSPDIGEARETIPLNYKGASITIAFNPEFTMAPLRNLSADEVYLHLIDEISPGVLRTGTNFLYVLMPMRVNS from the coding sequence ATGAAGTTCACGATCAGCAAGGAATCTCTCCAGCAGGCCATTCAGCAAGTGCAGCACGTCGTCAGTGCACGCACCACCCTGGCCATCCTCTCTAACGTCCTGCTCCGCGCCAAAAATGGCGTGCTGGAACTGACCACAACGGACCTGGATGTCGGCGTGACTTGCAGCGTTGCCGCTGAGGTCGAGGAAGAAGGGGCCACCACCCTGCCGGCCCGCCGTCTGGCCACGATCATTCGTGAGCTTCCTGCGGAAGACATCCAGATCAGCGTGGATGAGAAAAACGTCGCTTCCATCCGCAGCGGCCCGTCCTATTTCAAGGTGCTGGGCCTTACCAGCGAGGAATTCCCTGCCCTGCCCCGCTTTGACGACGCCCGTGAGTTCAAGATTGATCAGCAGATTCTGCGCGATTGCCTGAAAAAGACATCCTATGCCATCTCGACCGACGAAACTCGTTATGTGCTGAACGGCATCCTTTTCTCCTTCAAGAACAACACCCTGACCATGGTGGCCACGGATGGCCGTCGTCTGGCCATGGTGGAGCAGGAACTGGAATTCCCCCAGAGCCAGGAAGTGGACATCATCGTTCCGACCAAGGCTGTGAACGAACTGGCCCGCCTTTGCGGCGACTTAGGCGAGGTGATCATTCGCGTGACCAGCAGCCAGGTAGGTTTTGACCTGGGTGACAGCCTGCTCATCAGCAAGCTGATCGACGGCAACTATCCGAACTACCGCCAGGTGATCCCCGGCGAAGCCAAGGAGCGCATCGCCCTGGAGCGCGAAGTTTTCCTGAAGGCTATCAGCCGTGTGTCCCTCCTCGCCAGTGAGAAGTCGAACTCGGTGAAGTTCCAGTTCACCCCTGGGCAGGTGGAAATCATCGCCAGCAGCCCGGACATCGGGGAAGCGCGTGAAACCATCCCCCTCAATTACAAGGGTGCCTCCATCACCATCGCTTTCAATCCGGAGTTCACCATGGCCCCGCTGCGCAACCTCAGCGCGGATGAAGTGTATCTTCACTTGATTGATGAAATCAGTCCTGGCGTTCTCCGCACCGGCACCAATTTCCTCTACGTGCTCATGCCCATGCGCGTGAACAGTTAA
- a CDS encoding lysophospholipid acyltransferase family protein, translating into MNLSYRIGHTIFRAVARSFYDFRVVGEENLNLAGPALIVANHVSFLDPPFIGQAFDEPLYFFARKSLFDHPMAGKLLRSWQTIPVDKDKPDASSLKSTIRLLKSGKKVLMFPEGTRSFDGKPQKAEAGVGLFIAKSSAPVLPVRIYGSYEAYPRGAKFLRPAQIRLVVGKPYQPDLKAHREEGRDLYQALADEVMERISELTL; encoded by the coding sequence ATGAATCTTTCCTACCGCATCGGGCACACCATTTTCCGGGCTGTCGCTCGGAGTTTTTATGACTTTCGAGTCGTCGGTGAAGAGAACCTGAATCTCGCCGGTCCCGCCCTTATCGTGGCCAATCACGTTAGCTTTCTGGATCCACCGTTCATCGGACAGGCCTTTGATGAGCCCCTGTATTTCTTTGCCCGCAAAAGCCTGTTTGATCACCCCATGGCAGGCAAACTCCTGCGCAGTTGGCAGACGATACCGGTGGATAAGGACAAGCCCGATGCCTCCAGCCTGAAGTCCACCATCCGTCTTCTGAAAAGCGGAAAAAAGGTGCTGATGTTTCCTGAGGGCACTCGCAGTTTCGATGGGAAACCACAAAAGGCAGAAGCTGGCGTGGGTCTATTCATCGCCAAAAGCAGTGCCCCCGTTCTGCCCGTGCGCATTTATGGCAGCTACGAGGCCTACCCACGCGGAGCCAAGTTTCTACGGCCAGCCCAAATTCGTCTCGTGGTCGGAAAACCCTACCAGCCAGACCTCAAAGCGCACCGCGAAGAAGGCCGCGATCTTTATCAAGCTCTTGCCGATGAAGTGATGGAACGCATCAGCGAGCTGACGCTGTAA
- a CDS encoding zinc metallopeptidase, with product MLAIFIVILLLCFGVCQWAAGRYAQVTEDGMKERAPTAHTGAEMVKLFLAYEGVTDVEIVEHDSMASDYFDPRRRRLFLQPRVARGTSMGAWAIALHEAAHALQTEEALGDLKWRQTVIRLNRYGPIFGLLGVVGMIFLRFPPRFAVAGLVAVCVMLLLLNIGTLAVEYNANARLRKFIEKHLQRFPDAQDRLSSHLSRVALKEVGDLLRSPRYFFFSALPGSGKIRPVKPVDES from the coding sequence ATGCTAGCGATTTTTATCGTCATCCTGCTTCTGTGTTTCGGCGTCTGCCAGTGGGCAGCGGGCCGTTACGCCCAGGTGACGGAGGATGGGATGAAGGAGAGGGCACCCACCGCACACACCGGGGCAGAGATGGTGAAACTCTTTCTGGCCTACGAAGGCGTGACGGATGTGGAGATCGTTGAGCATGACAGCATGGCCTCGGATTATTTTGATCCGCGTCGCCGGCGGTTATTTTTGCAGCCTCGGGTCGCCCGGGGCACCTCCATGGGGGCCTGGGCCATCGCCCTGCATGAGGCGGCCCATGCGCTACAGACGGAAGAGGCTTTAGGGGATCTCAAGTGGCGGCAAACCGTGATTCGGCTGAATCGCTATGGCCCTATCTTTGGCCTTTTAGGTGTGGTGGGCATGATTTTCCTGCGTTTCCCACCCCGGTTTGCCGTTGCCGGTTTAGTCGCCGTCTGTGTCATGCTTTTGCTGCTGAACATCGGCACCCTGGCGGTGGAGTACAATGCCAATGCCCGCCTGCGCAAATTCATCGAGAAACATCTCCAGCGCTTCCCAGATGCCCAGGATCGCCTTTCCTCTCACCTCTCGCGGGTAGCCTTGAAGGAAGTGGGGGATCTGCTTCGGTCACCGCGCTATTTCTTTTTCAGCGCCCTGCCGGGCAGTGGCAAGATCCGCCCGGTGAAGCCGGTGGACGAATCGTAG
- a CDS encoding Gfo/Idh/MocA family protein, which yields MTSLLTRRQFAQTTGAAAILTASSTLRAQQKADSSETLRIGLVGCGGRGTGAASQALGADYNAKLVAMADVDEKQIEGSINSLSQKYPDRVDVKPDKKFIGLDAYQKLIDSGVDVVLLASPPGFRPVHLMAAVDAGKHIFAEKPMAVDTIGYHLAMAAVKKAAEKKLNIVAGYCWRYSTSRKEAFSRLQDGQIGDVTSILATYHTGPVKPMPPASGRPAGMSDVEWQVRNWYNFSWLSGDSIVEQAVHSVDKLCWAMGDKPPLSCIATGGRQIPAEDGNIFDHFHAAYEWGNGIYCHLANRQIKGCQGHNQDIIRGEKGALIIGKGAAPFIDGQKRWRFKGEDKNMYDLEHEALFNAIRKGEVINDGNRMMLSTLVGIMGREAAYTGQLLTWQQMLDCTQDLAPDTLKWGDSFKPTPMPMPGITKFQIPEPKKPEDQAKENKGA from the coding sequence ATGACTTCCCTTTTAACCCGCCGCCAATTCGCCCAGACCACTGGGGCCGCCGCCATCCTCACTGCCTCTAGCACGTTACGTGCTCAACAAAAGGCTGACTCCAGTGAAACCCTTCGCATCGGTCTCGTCGGCTGTGGTGGCCGTGGCACGGGCGCTGCCTCTCAGGCTTTGGGGGCCGACTACAATGCCAAACTCGTCGCCATGGCGGACGTGGACGAAAAGCAGATCGAAGGTAGCATCAATAGCCTCTCGCAGAAGTATCCTGACCGTGTGGATGTGAAGCCGGACAAGAAGTTCATCGGCCTGGATGCTTACCAGAAGCTTATTGATTCCGGGGTGGACGTGGTCCTGCTGGCTAGCCCTCCAGGGTTCCGCCCAGTGCACCTCATGGCGGCAGTGGATGCGGGGAAACATATCTTTGCCGAAAAGCCCATGGCAGTGGATACCATTGGTTATCACCTCGCTATGGCGGCGGTGAAGAAAGCGGCGGAGAAGAAGCTGAACATCGTGGCTGGCTACTGCTGGCGCTACAGCACCTCCCGCAAAGAAGCTTTTTCACGATTGCAGGATGGCCAGATCGGCGATGTGACCAGCATTTTGGCCACCTATCATACAGGCCCTGTGAAGCCGATGCCGCCAGCGAGCGGTCGTCCAGCAGGTATGAGCGATGTGGAGTGGCAGGTGCGGAACTGGTATAATTTCTCCTGGCTCAGCGGGGACAGCATCGTGGAGCAGGCCGTGCACAGTGTGGACAAACTTTGCTGGGCTATGGGGGATAAGCCGCCGCTCAGTTGCATCGCCACCGGTGGGCGTCAGATCCCAGCGGAAGACGGCAATATCTTTGACCACTTTCATGCCGCCTATGAGTGGGGCAATGGCATCTACTGCCACCTCGCCAATCGGCAGATCAAAGGTTGCCAGGGGCACAATCAGGACATCATCCGAGGTGAAAAGGGAGCGCTCATCATTGGCAAAGGCGCAGCTCCTTTCATTGATGGGCAAAAGCGTTGGCGCTTCAAAGGTGAGGATAAGAACATGTATGACCTGGAGCATGAAGCTCTCTTTAATGCCATCCGCAAAGGCGAGGTCATCAATGACGGAAATCGTATGATGCTATCCACGCTTGTTGGCATCATGGGCCGTGAAGCCGCCTACACTGGGCAGCTTTTGACCTGGCAGCAGATGCTGGATTGCACCCAGGATCTGGCTCCAGATACGCTGAAATGGGGAGACAGCTTCAAGCCTACTCCCATGCCGATGCCGGGTATCACCAAGTTCCAAATTCCCGAACCAAAGAAGCCTGAAGATCAGGCGAAGGAAAATAAGGGCGCGTAG
- a CDS encoding sulfatase family protein → MTASFQKLTFAVIALGMTLAASAADKPNFIFILCDDLGYGDVKHLNPEGKIATPNMDRIAKEGMTFTDAHTPSSVCTPTRYGTLTGRYNWRTKLQKGVLGGLSPHLIATDRMTVASMLKAQGYHTAVIGKWHLGMDWKVKESQTVAELNIESPQQTWSVDFTQPATHGPNSVGFDHYFGISASLDMVPYCFIENDRVTALPTEDRSIEMVQGKTDKYTRKGPAAPGFTGYEVLPTLIDKTVAYVSEKSADAKSGKPFFLYLPLASPHTPILPNPEWRGKSGLNQYGDFVMETDAAIGRVLKALDDNGLAENTVIVFTSDNGCSPSANYPELLAKGHNPSSKLRGHKADIYDGGHRVPFLVRWPAKVKPGQTTSQLTCLTDFFATAADITEATTPETAAEDSFSFLPTLLGETGKPARESLIHHSIQGVFAIREGPWKLALCPGSGGWSDPRPGTEPKDSPPVQLFNMEADLGEQTNLATQHPEIVDRLTKKLETLVANGRSTPGARQNNDVPVEIWKKPEAPKKGGKGGKANKGQK, encoded by the coding sequence ATGACCGCTTCGTTCCAAAAACTCACCTTCGCAGTTATTGCCCTGGGCATGACGCTGGCCGCCTCGGCGGCAGACAAACCGAACTTCATTTTCATCCTCTGCGATGACTTGGGTTATGGCGATGTGAAGCATCTCAATCCTGAGGGCAAAATTGCCACGCCCAACATGGACCGCATCGCCAAGGAAGGCATGACCTTCACCGATGCCCACACGCCCTCCAGCGTCTGCACCCCCACCCGCTATGGCACCCTCACAGGCCGCTACAACTGGCGCACCAAGTTGCAAAAGGGCGTCCTGGGCGGACTCAGCCCGCACCTAATTGCCACAGATCGCATGACCGTGGCTTCCATGCTCAAAGCGCAGGGCTACCACACCGCCGTCATCGGCAAATGGCATCTCGGCATGGACTGGAAAGTCAAAGAGAGCCAGACCGTGGCGGAACTGAACATTGAATCCCCCCAACAGACCTGGAGTGTGGACTTCACCCAACCTGCCACCCACGGGCCGAACAGCGTCGGGTTCGACCACTACTTTGGTATCAGTGCCTCCCTGGACATGGTGCCATACTGCTTCATTGAGAATGACCGTGTCACGGCATTGCCGACCGAAGACCGCTCCATTGAAATGGTTCAGGGAAAGACGGACAAATACACCCGCAAGGGCCCTGCTGCCCCAGGTTTCACTGGCTACGAAGTTCTGCCGACCTTGATTGACAAAACCGTCGCCTACGTCAGCGAAAAATCCGCCGATGCAAAGTCAGGCAAGCCGTTCTTCCTCTACCTCCCCCTCGCCTCCCCGCACACCCCCATCCTGCCCAATCCCGAGTGGCGGGGCAAAAGTGGCCTGAACCAATATGGCGACTTCGTGATGGAAACCGATGCCGCCATTGGCCGAGTCCTCAAAGCTCTGGATGACAACGGCTTGGCCGAAAACACCGTCATCGTCTTCACCAGCGACAATGGCTGCTCGCCCAGTGCCAACTATCCCGAACTGCTGGCCAAAGGCCACAACCCCAGCTCTAAACTGCGCGGTCACAAAGCTGACATCTACGATGGTGGCCACCGGGTTCCCTTCCTGGTCCGCTGGCCTGCCAAGGTGAAGCCCGGCCAGACGACTAGCCAGCTCACCTGCTTGACGGACTTTTTTGCCACCGCCGCCGACATCACCGAAGCAACTACTCCAGAAACTGCCGCCGAAGACAGCTTCAGCTTCCTCCCTACCCTCTTGGGTGAAACTGGCAAACCCGCTCGCGAATCCCTCATCCATCACAGCATCCAGGGTGTCTTTGCCATCCGCGAGGGGCCGTGGAAGCTCGCCCTTTGCCCAGGTTCCGGTGGCTGGAGCGACCCCCGCCCCGGCACCGAGCCCAAGGACTCGCCACCCGTACAGCTTTTCAACATGGAAGCCGACCTCGGAGAGCAGACCAACCTTGCCACCCAGCACCCCGAAATCGTTGACCGCCTCACGAAGAAACTGGAAACCCTAGTCGCCAACGGCCGCAGCACGCCTGGAGCCCGTCAAAACAACGACGTCCCCGTCGAAATCTGGAAGAAACCCGAAGCCCCGAAAAAAGGTGGCAAGGGCGGTAAGGCGAACAAAGGACAGAAGTAA